One stretch of Pyrenophora tritici-repentis strain M4 chromosome 4, whole genome shotgun sequence DNA includes these proteins:
- a CDS encoding Acetyltransf-1 domain containing protein: MSDAQVFEHFTGSDITDEILAEATLLFNNHYGTWSTHTSNPADRVKLSKQRMRQQLLPTGGSSCIYARVTVATQLVGNAFACRWVVDGVSICWITQLVVHSEFRRQGLAARLLREAGDSDVCGIMSSHPAACLAAARAFGDGCVTAQDLEFMHVNARAVMEASPVAYVREAVLRGKLFDGQDTSGAVSSVDTQFFVDHKEPLGVLAMVKQERDWPLGELLEGFEFLLILKKTFGSQSAS, translated from the exons ATGTCAGACGCCCAAGTCTTCGAGCACTTCACTGGATCCGACATAACAGACGAAATACTAGCAGAAGCCACACTCCTCTTCAACAACCATTATGGGACTTGGAGTACCCACACTTCCAATCCCGCTGACAGAGTCAAACTCTCGAAACAGCGTATGCGCCAACAATTACTACCAACAGGCGGCTCCTCGTGTATCTACGCGCGCGTCACTGTCGCGACTCAGCTTGTGGGCAATGCGTTCGCCTGCCGGTGGGTAGTAGATGGTGTATCCATTTGTTGGATTACTCAGCTGGTTGTGCACTCTGAATTTCGACGACAGGGGCTTGCTGCGCGTCTGTTGAGGGAGGCGGGGGATAGTGATGTGTGCGGGATTATGAGCTCACATCCTGCAGCTTGTCTGGCCGCTGCGAGGGCTTTTGGTG ATGGGTGTGTTACAGCGCAGGACCTTGAGTTTATGCACGTGAATGCAAGGGCTGTTATGGAGGCCTCGCCGGTCGCGTATGTGAGGGAGGCTGTGTTAAGGGGAAAGCTTTTCGACGGTCAGGATACTAGTGGTGCAGTATCATCGGTTGACACGCAATTTTTCGTCGATCATAAAGAGCCGTTAGGGGTATTGGCGATGGTTAAGCAAGAGAGGGATTGGCCACTT